A stretch of the Porites lutea chromosome 12, jaPorLute2.1, whole genome shotgun sequence genome encodes the following:
- the LOC140921317 gene encoding uncharacterized protein: protein MAAKGTQEQDSNPQDLNLIYKSLGELESEGEKWKEYTENVTSFILENLSKILGKTTENRVMFRPYGSAAEDLKCQDPNDVGDVDIVIFPTADNLAIDEELIEYLPDNVMHVRIKGAGHPVLQSCLVEDTEYVATSALKNFHPAIYGSASPHIVDFVSNMIQVMSRKEFIPALQFTCELKNKTTSPAVTLNFAQSFGSVLEELEQMKDDKNRPTLDASVLEFFAQWFCDKRGVEYTREHVEAVNDLLKLVKDLNVSVRERGLSGDPKFFRTMIQEIVSSDRTWEIRARIRDAESRSGSETERKKDLSAEATLDDVTHQNVTAKHFQESERRSGEENVSQVKFPSSERPDNKETNETTEENALAQNESTERGLSEWSVHPDQSAEKLERNTLTQREIYNRWFKHVFSQVTEKEEEACFTEKAQRYQRIGGFDFVPAFRCNGWPKVAREWIKRERKWPSPDVVHKILQEGYHLVVKPPKNGNRECDFRISFAHAEYLLSQELNSIQRECYRCLKRHYRALLSTQPKSLVTFHLKNLFLQTIEETGTEMWTEANRAKCMLKLFENLLQAMTKKVLPHFFVRFYNLFCGDYIERPEVLDSLAQKVEQIMKSPIQSAKALIQEQNSKTAGQVQEEESIPRNDLARRPINQDHNAREDALSTPSYDKEKWYRYHDLKDNFLTVCEEVIDKVFSDDDWQSETLDPLEKSLVEDLREIASSQGVNAEEYRRMFQRMWDSIYHKVWFDTDPNMRRRMLRGMQGLVEMWKYILKQPDCKPGNEEIIARRLLDPSVEDPFDLSHVIPADSGIQLARRIFECLKPRHAETQEPDLDGIPLD, encoded by the coding sequence ATGGCGGCGAAAGGCACCCAAGAGCAGGATTCAAATCCTCAGGATCTAAACTTGATTTACAAGTCGCTGGGAGAATTAGAGAGCGAAGGTGAAAAGTGGAAGGAATACACAGAAAATGTCACAAGCTTTATTCTTGAAAATCTATCAAAGATTCTGGGCAAAACAACTGAGAATCGCGTCATGTTTCGACCTTATGGAAGCGCTGCCGAAGATTTAAAATGTCAAGACCCCAACGACGTAGGAGACGTGGATATTGTCATATTTCCGACTGCAGATAACTTAGCGATCGACGAAGAACTGATCGAATATTTACCAGATAATGTGATGCACGTCAGAATTAAGGGAGCCGGACACCCTGTGTTGCAATCCTGCCTTGTAGAAGACACTGAATACGTGGCCACCTCGGCATTAAAGAACTTTCATCCAGCAATTTATGGAAGCGCATCGCCTCACATAGTCGACTTCGTTAGTAACATGATTCAGGTAATGTCGCGCAAGGAGTTTATACCTGCTTTACAATTCACTTgcgaattaaaaaacaaaacgacCAGTCCCGCTGTTACCTTAAACTTCGCCCAATCATTTGGCTCTGTGTTGGAAGAATTAGAGCAGATGAAAGACGACAAAAATCGTCCCACTCTTGACGCAAGCGTTTTGGAGTTTTTCGCCCAATGGTTTTGTGACAAGAGAGGAGTAGAGTACACCAGGGAACACGTCGAAGCTGTAAATGATCTTCTAAAACTTGTTAAAGACTTGAACGTTTCTGTTAGAGAACGTGGCTTGAGTGGGGATCCCAAATTTTTCCGCACTATGATACAAGAGATTGTCTCCAGCGACAGGACTTGGGAAATCAGAGCCCGAATTCGAGATGCGGAAAGCCGATCAGGAAGTGAGaccgaaagaaagaaagatttgtcGGCGGAAGCTACATTGGATGACGTGACTCATCAAAATGTCACAGCAAAACATTTCCAAGAAAGTGAGAGAAGAAGTGGGGAGGAAAACGTCTCACAAGTTAAGTTTCCCTCCTCTGAAAGGCCCGACAACAAAGAAACCAATGAAACAACGGAAGAGAATGCACTTGCTCAGAATGAGTCAACAGAACGGGGTCTATCAGAGTGGTCGGTGCATCCAGATCAATCTGCAGAGAAATTAGAGAGAAATACCTTAACGCAACGAGAGATATATAACCGCTggtttaaacatgtttttagccaaGTAACAGAAAAAGAGGAGGAGGCTTGCTTCACTGAAAAAGCACAGAGATACCAGCGAATTGGCGGATTCGATTTTGTTCCCGCTTTTCGATGTAACGGGTGGCCCAAGGTAGCGCGAGAATGGATCAAGAGAGAACGTAAATGGCCTTCTCCTGATGTGGTCCACAAAATCCTTCAAGAAGGGTATCACTTGGTAGTGAAGCCTCCAAAAAATGGCAACAGAGAATGTGACTTCCGAATCTCCTTTGCCCATGCAGAATACCTGCTTAGCCAAGAGTTAAACAGCATTCAGCGCGAATGCTATCGATGCCTGAAGAGACATTATCGAGCGTTACTTTCTACTCAGCCTAAGAGTTTGGTGACATTTCATCTAAAGAACCTTTTTCTACAAACAATTGAAGAAACTGGAACAGAGATGTGGACCGAAGCCAACAGAGCGAAGTGTATGTTGAAACTCTTTGAGAACCTCTTGCAGGCAATGACAAAGAAAGTTTTGCCACACTTCTTTGTGAGATTCTACAACCTCTTTTGTGGTGATTACATTGAAAGGCCTGAAGTTCTTGACTCTTTGGCACAGAAAGTTGAACAGATCATGAAGAGCCCTATACAATCTGCCAAAGCTTTGATTCAAGAGCAAAACTCAAAGACAGCAGGACAGGTTCAAGAGGAAGAAAGTATTCCAAGAAACGATCTGGCACGGCGTCCCATCAACCAAGACCACAATGCAAGGGAAGACGCTCTCTCTACGCCGTCTTACGATAAGGAAAAATGGTACCGCTATCATGACCTCAAAGATAATTTCTTGACCGTTTGCGAGGAGGTGATCGACAAGGTATTCAGTGATGATGATTGGCAGAGTGAAACTCTCGACCCTTTGGAAAAGTCCTTAGTAGAAGACCTGAGAGAAATTGCAAGCTCCCAAGGAGTAAATGCTGAAGAGTACCGCAGAATGTTTCAAAGGATGTGGGACTCAATTTATCACAAGGTTTGGTTCGACACTGACCCGAACATGAGACGTCGAATGCTTCGTGGAATGCAAGGGCtagtggaaatgtggaaatacATTTTGAAGCAGCCTGATTGTAAACCAGGAAACGAAGAGATCATAGCCAGAAGATTACTTGATCCTTCTGTAGAAGATCCTTTCGATTTAAGTCACGTGATCCCTGCTGACTCAGGGATACAGCTCGCTCGCAGGATTTTTGAGTGTCTGAAGCCCAGGCATGCAGAGACACAAGAACCAGATCTGGATGGCATTCCACTAGACTGA
- the LOC140921903 gene encoding uncharacterized protein — translation MERHCSDDEAMYDQCNAVQGSESDKAQHSQQTSINENASTPQNSDKFRRRTADVESVTSKLAAVTPPDNWSKFKVKNIVGVRAGVEMTNSSDKKQGGQAAQKEDPNNLLAREKKQFLRREELIYKKQPPRNATGNQEKRAILEECTVAPCPSVRNPVGRITEAIEDSLQKRQLMDTNEEEKPKIEGGVDFVPALKSPGWPKVAQEWTTRERKWPSQDVVDKIVQEGFHLVVKPSKTSVKKDCDFRLSFDHAEYLLSQEMNNVQRECYRCLKKYHRAYLQTTQKGLVSFHLKNLFLRTLEETGSEMWTDENRAECMKKVLANLLKALEKKDLRHFFVGSYNLFCVDYITNPEILESVADTVVQLLENPIQMAKKLIQATPNENPRHVVKQPRVPANKQTPSIQPETTTASQEPCGKVKKSPFTAGTTKREQRKESPQGNGPSKVYRLHELREEYLAISKELTDKAFNEDESNGLIESLDPQEKTLVYDLREMRKKHKVHIDTMYKMFDNAWLVVFCKVWFSNEPIKRRRVLLGITGVIVEAGRLCTRE, via the coding sequence ATGGAAAGACATTGTTCCGACGATGAAGCTATGTATGATCAGTGTAATGCTGTGCAAGGAAGCGAAAGTGACAAAGCCCAGCACTCGCAGCAGACGTCGATAAATGAGAATGCATCAACACCACAAAATTCAGATAAATTCAGGAGACGCACAGCCGACGTCGAATCTGTTACAAGCAAACTGGCAGCAGTTACTCCACCGGATAACTGGTCGAAATTCAAAGTCAAAAACATTGTGGGTGTACGAGCAGGAGTGGAAATGACCAACAGTAGCGACAAGAAACAGGGCGGACAGGCTGCTCAAAAAGAAGATCCGAACAATTTACTGGCGAGGGAAAAAAAGCAGTTTTTAAGAAGAGAAGAGCTTATTTATAAAAAGCAGCCACCGCGCAATGCAACTGGTAATCAAGAAAAGAGAGCCATACTCGAGGAATGCACAGTTGCACCCTGCCCCTCAGTAAGAAATCCAGTTGGAAGAATAACCGAAGCAATCGAGGATTCCTTACAGAAAAGACAACTCATGGACACCAATGAAGAGGAAAAACCTAAGATAGAGGGCGGTGTTGACTTTGTGCCTGCTTTGAAATCCCCAGGATGGCCAAAAGTTGCACAAGAATGGACGACAAGAGAACGTAAATGGCCGTCCCAAGACGTGGTAGACAAAATTGTCCAGGAAGGGTTTCATTTGGTGGTAAAGCCTTCAAAGACGAGTGTCAAGAAAGATTGCGACTTTAGATTATCGTTTGATCATGCTGAGTATCTCTTAAGCCAAGAGATGAACAACGTACAGCGTGAATGCTATCGTTGCCTGAAGAAATATCATCGGGCTTATCTGCAAACTACCCAAAAAGGTTTGGTGTCATTCCACCTAAAGAATCTTTTTCTGCGAACACTAGAAGAAACAGGCAGTGAAATGTGGACCGACGAAAACAGAGCCGAGTGCATGAAGAAGGTCCTTGCAAACCTACTAAAAGCCCTAGAAAAGAAAGatttgagacatttttttgtaggATCTTACAACTTATTTTGCGTTGACTACATAACAAACCCTGAGATTCTGGAATCAGTAGCGGATACAGTTGTACAGCTCTTGGAGAATCCCATACAAATGGCAAAGAAGTTGATTCAGGCCACGCCAAACGAAAATCCAAGACACGTTGTAAAGCAACCACGCGTACCAGCTAACAAGCAAACACCGTCTATCCAACCAGAAACTACCACAGCTAGCCAAGAGCCTTGTGGGAAGGTCAAGAAGTCTCCATTCACCGCAGGTACTACCAAGAGAGAGCAGCGGAAAGAGAGTCCTCAAGGAAATGGTCCGTCAAAAGTCTACCGACTCCACGAGCTAAGGGAGGAGTACCTGGCCATCAGCAAAGAGTTAACCGATAAAGCCTTCAACGAGGATGAAAGCAACGGGCTGATTGAATCTCTTGACCCTCAGGAAAAAACCCTGGTGTACGATCTTAGggaaatgagaaaaaaacacaaagtcCATATCGATACAATGTATAAAATGTTCGACAATGCGTGGCTGGTGGTCTTCTGCAAGGTTTGGTTTAGCAATGAACCAATAAAAAGGCGCCGCGTGCTGCTTGGCATTACGGGTGTGATTGTTGAGGCAGGACGACTTTGCACCAGGGAATGA